One part of the Sardina pilchardus chromosome 5, fSarPil1.1, whole genome shotgun sequence genome encodes these proteins:
- the LOC134079818 gene encoding lysophosphatidic acid receptor 6-like: MSTWNSTEVLTQNCTLDTSYRFTYYQVSYSLIFVVGVCSNVLAFRRLCVSPRALTSTAVYMTNLAAADLFFVLSLPLRIYHYHHQAAHSSSSSSSSSSSSSSVGSVPTWSPGVTFCHVTFTLKYISLYGGIFFLVCIGVDRYFAVVHPLAWRLRRVGTARLVSAGIWCLVLALSLALPLLRSSSSSSSSSSSQHLQPCLLDPSARHNRAFILTALLLVQLAFHLPALLLLYSYCRVLHVLRRQRQPPRQPPRQRSRRSARQHQQQHGLPRQHRRHGRTLRVIYWVLGVFLLCFLPYHLNLLGYTLTHLGLLRCCALARATQALHPVVLSLASANCCLNPLIYCASSRPPHKHTHTHTHTHTPSTATRGSASHGGITPASTNEGEHLPQPIRSSTSLHQ; encoded by the exons ATGAGCACGTGGAACAGCACGGAGGTTCTGACCCAGAACTGCACTCTGGACACCAGCTACCGCTTCACCTACTACCAG GTGTCCTACAGCCTGATCTTCGTGGTGGGCGTGTGCAGTAACGTGCTGGCGTTCCGGCGCTTGTGTGTCTCTCCGCGCGCCCTCACCAGCACGGCCGTCTACATGACCAACCTGGCCGCGGCCGACCTCTTCTTCGTGCTCTCGCTGCCGCTACGCAtctaccactaccaccaccaggccgctcactcttcctcctcctcttcctcctcctcctcctcctcctcctccgtgggCTCGGTCCCCACCTGGTCGCCCGGGGTAACGTTCTGCCACGTGACGTTCACGCTGAAGTACATCAGCCTGTACGGCGGCATCTTCTTCCTGGTGTGCATCGGCGTGGACCGCTACTTCGCCGTGGTGCACCCGCTGGCGTGGCGCTTGCGTCGCGTGGGCACGGCGCGGCTGGTGAGCGCGGGCATCTGGTGCCTGGTGTTGGCGCTCAGCCTGGCACTGCCCCTGctgcgctcctcctcctcctcctcctcctcctcctcctcccagcacCTGCAGCCGTGCCTGCTGGACCCGTCGGCGCGGCACAACCGGGCCTTCATCCTGACGGCGCTGCTGTTGGTGCAGCTGGCGTTCCACCTGCCGGCCCTCCTGCTGCTCTACAGCTACTGCCGCGTGCTGCACGTGCTGCGCCGCCAACGCCAACCGCCACGGCAACCGCCACGGCAACGCAGCCGCCGCTCCGCccgccagcaccagcagcagcacgggTTACCGCGGCAACACAGGCGACACGGGCGCACGCTGCGGGTCATCTACTGGGTGCTGGGCGTGTTCCTGCTGTGCTTCCTGCCGTACCACCTGAACCTGCTGGGCTACACGCTCACGCACCTGGGCCTGCTGCGCTGCTGCGCCCTCGCCAGGGCAACCCAGGCACTGCACCCCGTCGTGCTCTCGCTcgccagcgccaactgctgccTCAACCCGCTCATCTACTGCGCATCCAGCCGCCcgccacacaagcacacacacacgcacacgcacacgcacacgcccagCACGGCCACCAGGGGCAGCGCCAGCCACGGGGGCATCACGCCCGCATCCACCAACGAGGGAGAGCACCTGCCTCAGCCAATCAGGTCATCCACTAGTCTCCACCAATGA
- the LOC134079819 gene encoding lysophosphatidic acid receptor 6-like yields MYNITTTNESSRSTGAPDNNIDDDFKYTLYSTVFILVFIIGLLFNLVAIHILACTLKLRNETTTYMMNLAASDLMFVFFLPFRIYYFVNRNWPFGEVLCKLSVALFYTNMYGSILFLTCISVDRFLAIVYPIRSRTLRTKRNAKIACAGVWLVVLSGSLPTGFMLDTTAEKHQNNSETNYCFEKYSDKQWQSELSKAVVFIETVGFFIPFLINLICSIKVLRTLQDPQTLSRGGQLNKRKILRMIVVHLLTFCFCFIPYNVNLIFYTLVRSDVFPSYGAEYVARTINPITLCIAVTNCCFDPVVYYFTSETIQNSIKRRTQSIRADYHLRETLQNSPRLQSLRNIGHKFRSTDSTDC; encoded by the coding sequence ATGTACAACATAACGACAACCAATGAATCGAGCCGTTCAACTGGAGCTCCTGACAATAATATTGACGATGACTTCAAATACACGCTATACAGCACTGTTTTCATACTGGTGTTCATTATTGGACTGCTGTTCAACTTGGTAGCCATACATATTCTCGCATGTACTCTGAAGCTAAGAAACGAGACCACCACATACATGATGAACCTGGCAGCGTCAGACCTGATGTTTGTGTTCTTTCTGCCCTTTCGGATCTACTATTTTGTCAACAGAAACTGGCCTTTTGGCGAAGTGCTCTGTAAGCTCTCCGTGGCCCTGttttacacaaacatgtacGGGAGCATCCTGTTCCTCACATGCATCAGCGTGGACCGATTCTTGGCCATCGTTTACCCGATCAGATCGAGGACACTGCGGACGAAGCGCAATGCTAAGATCGCCTGCGCCGGCGTCTGGTTGGTGGTTCTGTCTGGCAGCCTCCCGACCGGGTTCATGCTGGACACCACGGCGGAAAAACACCAGAACAACAGCGAGACAAACTACTGCTTCGAGAAATACTCGGACAAACAGTGGCAGTCCGAGCTGTCCAAAGCGGTGGTCTTCATCGAGACGGTGGGTTTCTTCATCCCGTTCCTGATCAACCTGATCTGCTCCATCAAGGTGCTCCGTACGCTGCAGGACCCCCAGACGCTGTCCCGCGGGGGCCAGCTGAACAAGAGGAAGATCCTGCGCATGATCGTAGTGCATCTGCTGaccttctgcttctgcttcatCCCCTACAACGTCAACCTCATCTTCTACACCCTGGTGAGGAGCGACGTCTTTCCCAGCTATGGGGCGGAATACGTGGCGCGGACCATCAACCCCATAACGCTCTGCATTGCCGTCACGAACTGCTGCTTCGACCCTGTTGTGTACTACTTCACCTCGGAGACCATCCAGAACTCCATCAAGCGCAGGACTCAGAGCATCCGAGCCGACTACCACCTGCGGGAGACGCTCCAGAACAGCCCGCGGCTGCAGAGCCTCAGGAACATCGGACACAAATTCAGATCCACTGACTCCACTGACTGTTGA